The following proteins are encoded in a genomic region of Methanoculleus bourgensis MS2:
- a CDS encoding ABC transporter ATP-binding protein has protein sequence MTDTNADTQKSPPPLLEFQNVSVVRDGRTLLDAVSLTVREGEHIAILGPNGAGKSSLVRTITREYYPSSPGPDVVFRFRGLETWDAFDLRSHLGVVSGDLQHTFTRGISGREVVLSGFFSSIGLFTHEVTPEMEEKTDEILEFLEVAHLADRPMTGISSGEAQRLLIGRALVHDPGTLLLDEPTTSLDLHALHTFRTTLRKIARSGTGVILVTHNLHDIIPEISRVILMRDGTIWRDGPKAEVLTNDAIGRLFVVPVHVMEEGGYYYAMGY, from the coding sequence ATGACAGATACTAACGCCGATACTCAAAAGTCCCCCCCGCCCCTGCTTGAGTTCCAGAACGTCAGCGTCGTCAGGGACGGGAGAACGCTTCTTGACGCCGTATCGCTCACCGTCCGCGAGGGGGAGCATATCGCCATCCTCGGGCCGAACGGTGCAGGGAAGTCGTCGCTCGTCAGGACGATCACCCGGGAGTACTACCCCTCCTCTCCGGGCCCGGACGTCGTCTTCAGATTCCGAGGCCTGGAGACCTGGGACGCCTTCGACCTCCGCTCCCACCTCGGCGTCGTCTCCGGCGACCTCCAGCATACCTTCACCCGCGGGATATCGGGCCGTGAGGTCGTGCTCTCAGGATTCTTCTCAAGCATCGGGCTCTTCACCCATGAAGTGACCCCGGAGATGGAAGAGAAGACCGACGAGATCCTTGAGTTCCTCGAGGTCGCTCATCTCGCGGACCGCCCGATGACCGGGATCTCCTCGGGCGAGGCACAGAGGCTCCTGATCGGGAGGGCGCTGGTCCACGACCCGGGCACCCTCCTCCTTGACGAACCGACAACCAGCCTTGACCTGCACGCGCTCCACACCTTCCGAACGACTCTCAGGAAGATTGCACGCTCAGGCACCGGTGTCATCCTCGTGACCCATAACCTCCACGACATCATCCCTGAGATCTCCCGGGTCATCCTGATGAGAGACGGCACCATCTGGCGGGACGGCCCGAAGGCGGAGGTGCTGACCAATGATGCCATCGGGAGACTCTTCGTGGTCCCGGTGCACGTGATGGAGGAAGGCGGCTACTACTACGCGATGGGTTACTGA
- a CDS encoding roadblock/LC7 domain-containing protein yields the protein MLPDGVSLGRLQGPLAALATISPRFTGAVRIDGSGGTGFVLVQGGNPYAAVYQATGENLVLNGDEAYRYLLDRPSLDYELIAYTSEETGAARAVSEEIGCLMSGDGAGPAASAGSLSAGCLEHIARQPGVIAVSVFHEGFALQSLGSADFEQVAAVAEDLLRAGTRITGDMDMGDLSQVILETPVGKLIIAPYRDLSVCVLAKPGANLGLIRLSIRGMQDQAP from the coding sequence ATGCTACCGGATGGCGTCTCACTCGGACGATTACAGGGGCCCCTTGCGGCCCTTGCTACCATCAGCCCTCGCTTTACGGGGGCGGTGCGCATCGACGGGTCCGGAGGGACCGGTTTTGTTCTGGTCCAGGGAGGGAACCCGTATGCGGCCGTTTATCAGGCAACCGGTGAGAACCTGGTCCTCAATGGGGACGAGGCCTACCGATACCTGCTCGACCGGCCGTCGCTCGATTACGAACTTATTGCGTATACTTCTGAGGAGACCGGGGCGGCCCGGGCGGTCTCCGAGGAGATCGGGTGCCTGATGAGCGGTGACGGCGCAGGGCCGGCCGCTTCTGCCGGGTCGTTGAGTGCGGGGTGCCTTGAGCATATAGCGCGGCAGCCGGGCGTCATTGCCGTCTCGGTCTTCCACGAGGGGTTTGCCCTCCAGTCACTGGGTTCCGCGGACTTTGAGCAGGTGGCTGCGGTCGCCGAGGATCTGCTCCGCGCCGGCACCCGTATCACAGGGGATATGGATATGGGTGACCTCTCCCAGGTGATCCTCGAGACGCCGGTGGGGAAACTTATTATCGCACCCTACAGGGATCTCTCGGTCTGCGTACTCGCAAAGCCTGGTGCCAACCTTGGCCTGATAAGACTCTCGATACGGGGTATGCAAGACCAGGCGCCCTGA
- a CDS encoding roadblock/LC7 domain-containing protein: MLKQILGEFLKLDGVTAAVVAGRDGFVIESVVAGDVDVEALGAMASTGMGTSEAMSNELGKGEMHQMIVELENGPILLSPLSEDELIAIVADANVNVGRIRYELKKNKDRIIAAL, from the coding sequence ATGTTGAAACAGATCCTGGGAGAATTCCTGAAACTTGACGGGGTTACCGCCGCGGTTGTGGCGGGACGGGACGGCTTTGTGATCGAGAGTGTTGTTGCCGGCGACGTGGATGTCGAAGCCCTGGGCGCCATGGCGTCGACGGGCATGGGTACGTCTGAAGCGATGAGCAACGAGCTTGGGAAGGGGGAGATGCACCAGATGATCGTCGAACTGGAGAACGGGCCCATCCTGCTCTCCCCGCTCTCTGAGGACGAGCTGATTGCCATTGTGGCGGACGCAAACGTCAATGTCGGGCGGATCCGTTACGAACTGAAGAAGAACAAGGATCGAATAATCGCTGCTCTGTGA
- a CDS encoding IS110 family transposase, translated as MKELTKVCGIDVHKMFLQVCILSRSGEYSQHRFHNTPHGILALKDLVLAEGCEVVAMESTGIYWYRLFLELESDIRTIVANARQIKSIPGRKTDMNDARWIAELALHGLIRPSRIFPRRDREFRDLTRNRETLVRTRTTIKNRIHKILDSAGIRLNVALKDIFGKSGRHLLAGIAEQKDLEATLATIPSPLILRRADQLREILQDSPLSPTQLHLLTTQLHLLEEIEEKIAHLDELILASLEDSQMEALPICTSVPGISITAATTILAELGDVRDFSSADRLVSWAGLAPSVYQSADTLVCGKITKQGSKSLRWILVQVAQAASRTTDTVFSRFFRRIAFRRGRNKAIVALARKILTILWHLLVNRELYVEPGVQRVRKLPARATLSKISIDDATEILLNAGYRIYSPESQKSAGKGVGAKRATHPL; from the coding sequence ATGAAGGAACTAACCAAGGTGTGTGGAATCGATGTCCATAAGATGTTTCTCCAGGTTTGCATTCTCTCGCGATCTGGAGAATACTCCCAGCACCGTTTCCACAACACTCCTCATGGGATTCTCGCACTAAAAGACCTTGTGCTTGCTGAAGGGTGTGAGGTCGTTGCCATGGAATCGACCGGGATCTACTGGTATCGCCTCTTTCTGGAACTCGAGTCAGATATCCGGACGATCGTTGCCAACGCGCGCCAGATCAAGAGTATCCCGGGGCGCAAGACGGACATGAATGATGCCCGATGGATTGCCGAGCTCGCTCTCCACGGGTTGATCCGGCCTTCCCGGATCTTTCCCCGGCGCGATCGTGAGTTCCGGGATCTGACCCGCAACCGGGAAACACTGGTGAGAACCCGGACAACCATCAAGAACCGGATTCATAAGATCCTGGATAGTGCCGGTATCCGCCTGAACGTAGCGCTGAAAGACATCTTCGGGAAATCGGGTCGTCACTTGCTCGCCGGCATCGCTGAGCAGAAGGATCTGGAGGCCACCCTCGCGACTATCCCCTCACCCCTGATTCTCCGCCGTGCTGATCAACTCCGAGAGATCCTCCAGGATAGCCCTCTCTCTCCTACCCAGCTGCATCTCCTCACGACCCAGTTGCACCTGCTTGAGGAGATTGAGGAGAAGATCGCTCATCTGGATGAGCTGATCCTTGCCTCACTCGAGGATTCCCAGATGGAGGCACTCCCGATTTGTACCTCGGTGCCGGGGATCAGCATCACTGCGGCGACAACTATTCTCGCAGAACTGGGTGATGTCCGGGACTTCTCATCTGCGGATCGTCTGGTTTCCTGGGCGGGACTGGCACCATCAGTCTATCAATCTGCCGATACCCTGGTGTGTGGCAAGATCACAAAACAGGGGTCAAAGAGTCTCCGCTGGATCCTGGTGCAGGTGGCCCAGGCGGCAAGTCGGACTACGGATACCGTCTTCTCCCGCTTCTTCCGGCGTATCGCCTTCCGAAGGGGGCGGAATAAGGCAATTGTCGCTCTTGCCCGGAAGATCCTCACTATCCTCTGGCATCTCCTGGTGAACCGAGAACTCTACGTCGAACCGGGTGTCCAGAGAGTGCGGAAACTCCCGGCACGCGCCACCTTGTCGAAGATCTCGATCGATGATGCGACCGAGATCCTGTTGAACGCGGGGTACCGAATTTACTCGCCCGAGAGCCAGAAGTCGGCCGGCAAGGGGGTGGGGGCAAAGAGGGCCACCCATCCCCTTTAA
- a CDS encoding potassium/proton antiporter: protein MAIALEIIFLGISLLFLVSIIANKFSERLGVPALLIFLIVGMLAGSEGPGGIPFDEPAVAQIIGIIALAYILFAGGFDTRWDEVRPIFWPGVALSTVGVVLTAVCLGAFASLVLGLSPLTGFLLGAVVSSTDAAAVFSVLRMARARLKGNLRPFLEFESGSNDPMAVFLTTGVIALILTPGASVLTLVPMFVQQMVVGGLLGYGMGKAIVFLINRLKLESEGLYPVLTLAMVLMTYGLTATLGGNGFIAVYVSGLVIGNSIVVYKKSLIRFHDGIAWLMQIVMFLALGLLVFPSDLVPVIIPGLLIAFFLLLVARPIAVFITLLPWKMPLNEKALVSWVGLRGAVPIILATYPLVAGVPDAEMIFNVVFFIVLVSALVHGTSIPTVARWLGLAAPLQEKRKLSREFEVDPNTPSELIELTIPPDASAVGQQVVDLGLPEGALIILMQKESERFVPSGSTVIEAGDTLLLLTTDDLVESVRARFLETGEGKDAAHAP from the coding sequence ATGGCGATCGCCCTTGAAATTATATTCCTCGGTATATCACTGCTTTTTCTAGTCAGTATCATCGCGAATAAGTTTTCTGAGAGACTCGGCGTCCCGGCGCTCCTCATCTTCCTCATCGTCGGGATGCTCGCAGGTTCCGAAGGCCCGGGCGGGATTCCGTTCGATGAACCAGCAGTCGCCCAGATAATCGGGATCATTGCACTTGCCTACATCCTCTTCGCCGGCGGTTTCGATACCAGATGGGATGAGGTCCGGCCCATCTTCTGGCCGGGTGTCGCCCTCTCGACCGTAGGGGTCGTCCTGACTGCGGTCTGTCTCGGTGCGTTTGCCAGCCTGGTCCTCGGTCTCTCCCCGCTCACCGGTTTTCTCCTCGGGGCGGTCGTCTCATCCACCGATGCGGCGGCGGTCTTCTCGGTCCTCCGGATGGCACGAGCACGCCTGAAAGGAAACCTGCGGCCGTTCCTCGAGTTCGAGTCGGGGAGCAACGACCCCATGGCGGTCTTCCTCACCACCGGCGTCATCGCCCTGATCCTCACCCCCGGTGCATCGGTGCTCACGCTCGTCCCGATGTTCGTGCAGCAGATGGTCGTCGGAGGGCTCCTCGGTTACGGGATGGGGAAGGCCATCGTCTTCCTCATCAACCGCCTCAAACTTGAGTCAGAGGGGCTCTATCCGGTGCTCACCCTTGCCATGGTGCTGATGACCTACGGGCTGACCGCTACCCTGGGAGGCAACGGATTCATCGCCGTCTACGTCAGCGGGCTTGTTATAGGCAACAGTATCGTCGTCTATAAAAAGAGCCTGATCCGGTTCCACGACGGGATCGCGTGGTTGATGCAGATCGTGATGTTCCTCGCACTCGGCCTGCTCGTCTTCCCCTCAGACCTCGTACCGGTGATCATCCCCGGGCTTCTCATCGCCTTCTTCCTGCTGCTGGTCGCCCGGCCGATTGCCGTCTTCATCACGCTTCTGCCCTGGAAGATGCCGCTGAATGAGAAGGCCCTGGTCTCCTGGGTGGGGCTCCGGGGTGCCGTCCCGATCATCCTCGCGACCTACCCGCTTGTTGCCGGGGTGCCGGACGCGGAGATGATCTTCAATGTCGTCTTCTTCATCGTCCTCGTCTCGGCGCTTGTCCATGGGACATCCATCCCCACGGTCGCCCGGTGGCTCGGCCTTGCCGCGCCTCTCCAGGAGAAGCGCAAGTTGTCCCGGGAGTTTGAGGTGGACCCCAATACCCCAAGTGAGCTCATCGAACTGACCATACCCCCCGACGCCTCGGCGGTCGGGCAGCAGGTCGTGGACCTCGGGTTGCCGGAAGGGGCGCTTATTATCCTCATGCAGAAGGAGAGCGAACGGTTTGTCCCGTCCGGCAGCACCGTCATCGAGGCCGGCGATACGCTCCTCCTCCTGACGACCGATGACCTGGTAGAGAGTGTCAGGGCCCGGTTCCTCGAGACCGGTGAAGGGAAGGATGCGGCTCACGCACCGTAG
- the alaS gene encoding alanine--tRNA ligase, with amino-acid sequence MLEEEYTLDYFRSQGFERKVCKSCGAAFWTRDPEQEFCGDAPCVTYNFIGNPVFKPHTVDEMREAFLSFFERHGHTRLERYPVAARWRDDIYLTIASIADFQPFVTSGVVPPPANPLTISQPCIRLNDLDSVGRSGRHLTLFEMMAHHAFNTPEEQIYWKDETVALCDEFIASIGGDLDRVSYKEHPWYGGGNAGASVEVLIGGLEVATLVFMNLGRQKTDQPPVEVNGDLYYPMRLKIVDTGYGLERFVWASKGSPTIYDAVFPEMVSRLMCSAHLEDLLNNPEFTKIMGLSARFAGVMDISGTNLYNLRRKVAEAIDVPLEKLERIVVPIEKVYSIADHTRCLAYMLGDCIVPSNVREGYLTRLVLRRTLRMMNDLEMDEDLADLIEAQMQVVGTENFEQDVDVVREIVENEVTRYASTLERGTRIVQKIARNYKAKSARVPLPEVITLYDSHGIPPEMVKEVAAGEGAVVEIPDNFYSLIADSHSEAQKEAAAEDPLAAYRERAEALPPTKKLYYELPGEVEFEAIVLDYFDGLAVLDQTLFYPEGGGQPSDTGTLVTSESMVRVEEVTKLGEVILHRVTGGALKRGDRVKGMVDEERRLSLMRHHTATHVLLHAATKVLGAHVHQAGAQKGSEASRLDIRHYKHITPEELRRIEIEANRMVMADMPVYINIEERTKAEQKYGFGLYQGGVPPGREIRTVQVGGDVQACAGTHVRTTGEIGLIRVIGVEHIQDGVERLIFAAGIAAVYSMQHMDDLLQAAAGVVSVQPENLPATVTRFFSEWKEQKKDIERLRKKVVDLQMQHLGGETVDGVRVVVRQVDATQKELVALATTVADEGGVALFASVNGNVKVVATSGAPAVNAADIVREVCSILGGRGGGKPNLAQGAGPDVSRLEQALEHGRNQILEALHG; translated from the coding sequence ATGCTCGAGGAAGAATATACGCTCGATTATTTCCGATCTCAAGGATTTGAGCGGAAGGTCTGCAAGAGCTGCGGGGCGGCCTTCTGGACCCGGGACCCCGAACAGGAGTTCTGCGGTGATGCCCCGTGTGTGACGTATAACTTCATCGGCAATCCGGTCTTTAAACCCCATACCGTTGATGAGATGAGGGAGGCGTTCCTCTCGTTCTTTGAGCGGCACGGCCATACACGCCTCGAACGATATCCCGTAGCCGCCCGGTGGAGGGACGACATCTACCTTACCATCGCGTCCATCGCCGACTTCCAACCGTTCGTCACGAGCGGGGTCGTTCCGCCGCCGGCAAACCCGCTCACCATCTCCCAGCCCTGCATCCGCCTAAACGACCTCGACTCGGTCGGGAGGTCGGGCCGCCACCTGACGCTCTTTGAGATGATGGCGCACCATGCCTTCAACACTCCCGAGGAGCAGATCTACTGGAAGGACGAGACGGTGGCCCTCTGCGATGAGTTCATCGCGTCCATCGGGGGCGATCTTGACCGGGTCAGTTATAAGGAGCACCCCTGGTACGGCGGCGGGAATGCAGGAGCGTCCGTCGAGGTGCTCATCGGGGGCCTTGAGGTCGCGACACTGGTCTTCATGAACCTCGGGCGGCAGAAGACCGATCAGCCGCCCGTCGAGGTCAACGGGGACCTCTACTACCCGATGCGGCTGAAGATCGTTGATACCGGCTACGGCCTTGAGAGGTTCGTCTGGGCCTCGAAGGGATCGCCGACGATATACGACGCGGTCTTCCCGGAGATGGTGAGCCGCCTGATGTGCTCAGCGCACCTTGAGGACCTCCTCAACAACCCTGAGTTTACGAAGATCATGGGGCTCAGCGCCCGGTTCGCCGGCGTCATGGATATCTCCGGGACAAACCTCTACAACCTCAGGAGGAAGGTCGCTGAGGCGATCGACGTGCCGCTGGAGAAACTGGAGCGGATCGTCGTCCCGATCGAGAAGGTCTACTCGATCGCCGACCACACCCGCTGCCTCGCCTACATGCTCGGCGACTGTATCGTCCCCTCGAACGTCCGTGAGGGCTACCTTACCCGGCTCGTCCTCCGCCGGACGCTCCGGATGATGAACGACCTCGAGATGGATGAGGACCTGGCCGACCTGATCGAGGCCCAGATGCAGGTCGTGGGGACCGAGAACTTCGAGCAGGACGTCGACGTGGTCAGGGAGATCGTGGAGAACGAGGTGACCAGGTACGCAAGCACCCTTGAGCGCGGGACCAGGATCGTCCAGAAGATCGCCCGGAACTACAAAGCAAAGAGCGCACGGGTTCCTCTCCCGGAGGTGATCACCCTCTACGACTCGCACGGCATCCCGCCCGAGATGGTGAAGGAGGTTGCGGCCGGCGAAGGGGCTGTTGTGGAGATCCCGGATAACTTCTACTCGCTGATCGCCGACAGCCACTCGGAGGCGCAGAAGGAGGCAGCGGCAGAGGACCCGCTTGCCGCCTACCGCGAGCGGGCAGAGGCCCTGCCCCCGACAAAGAAACTCTACTACGAACTGCCGGGCGAGGTCGAGTTCGAGGCGATAGTGCTGGACTACTTCGACGGGCTTGCGGTGCTTGACCAGACGCTCTTCTACCCCGAGGGAGGCGGTCAGCCGTCCGATACCGGCACCCTGGTGACCTCGGAGAGCATGGTCCGGGTGGAGGAGGTCACGAAACTCGGGGAGGTGATCCTCCACCGGGTCACGGGAGGCGCCCTGAAACGCGGCGACCGTGTGAAGGGCATGGTGGATGAGGAGCGCCGCCTGTCGCTGATGCGCCACCACACGGCAACCCATGTCCTCCTGCATGCCGCGACAAAGGTGCTCGGCGCCCACGTGCACCAGGCCGGCGCCCAGAAGGGAAGCGAGGCTTCCCGCCTGGATATCAGGCATTACAAGCATATTACGCCCGAGGAACTCCGGAGGATCGAGATCGAGGCAAACCGGATGGTCATGGCCGACATGCCGGTCTACATCAACATCGAGGAGCGGACGAAGGCGGAGCAGAAGTACGGGTTCGGCCTCTACCAGGGCGGCGTCCCCCCGGGCCGGGAGATCAGGACGGTGCAGGTCGGCGGCGACGTGCAGGCGTGTGCCGGGACGCACGTCCGGACAACCGGCGAGATCGGGCTTATCAGGGTTATTGGTGTTGAACATATCCAGGACGGCGTGGAACGGCTCATCTTTGCGGCCGGAATCGCTGCCGTGTACTCCATGCAGCATATGGACGACCTCCTCCAGGCGGCCGCCGGCGTGGTGAGCGTCCAGCCAGAGAACCTGCCAGCGACGGTAACACGCTTCTTCTCGGAATGGAAGGAGCAGAAGAAGGATATCGAGCGTCTCCGGAAGAAAGTGGTGGACCTCCAGATGCAGCACCTCGGGGGCGAGACGGTGGACGGGGTCAGGGTCGTCGTCAGGCAGGTGGACGCGACCCAGAAGGAACTCGTCGCGCTCGCCACCACTGTCGCCGATGAAGGCGGTGTGGCGCTCTTCGCATCGGTCAACGGGAACGTGAAGGTGGTGGCGACGTCGGGCGCACCGGCGGTGAACGCCGCCGACATCGTGAGGGAGGTCTGCAGTATCCTTGGCGGGAGGGGCGGCGGTAAGCCGAACCTTGCTCAGGGCGCGGGGCCAGACGTCTCCCGGCTCGAGCAGGCGCTCGAGCATGGGCGTAACCAGATCCTTGAAGCACTCCATGGTTGA
- a CDS encoding DUF1673 family protein gives MSLVETIRAYLGWCPMKGSMRVDRAVQLEVAAAPGGRDGALRTEPGWWNRYHNQLLVTALAFSAAAAATFILVEDTLGYPAVWTGLAIGVGGALGFLLGYRKQYARIAAGEFIRANMSRRLRIARDLSWPVALILLAVCMAYFVRSGMFGQILGFMLALSVIGWISYAVTTLWERRHRTTLIAERGSMYTLDTATEGERV, from the coding sequence ATGTCTCTTGTGGAGACAATACGGGCTTACCTGGGCTGGTGCCCGATGAAGGGGTCGATGAGGGTGGATCGTGCGGTGCAGCTGGAGGTGGCTGCGGCACCGGGCGGGCGGGATGGGGCCCTCCGGACCGAGCCCGGGTGGTGGAATCGCTACCACAACCAGCTGTTGGTCACGGCGCTAGCCTTCTCAGCGGCGGCAGCGGCGACTTTCATCCTAGTCGAGGATACGCTGGGGTATCCGGCTGTGTGGACGGGCCTTGCTATCGGGGTGGGAGGGGCCCTTGGCTTCCTGCTCGGTTACCGGAAGCAGTACGCAAGGATTGCCGCCGGCGAGTTCATCAGGGCCAACATGAGCCGGAGACTGCGCATAGCAAGGGACCTGAGCTGGCCGGTGGCCCTCATTCTTCTTGCCGTCTGTATGGCGTATTTCGTTCGGAGCGGCATGTTCGGCCAGATTCTCGGGTTCATGCTGGCCTTGAGCGTCATCGGCTGGATTTCGTACGCCGTTACGACCCTCTGGGAGCGGCGGCACCGCACAACCCTGATCGCGGAGAGGGGTTCGATGTATACCCTGGATACGGCAACGGAGGGTGAACGCGTATGA
- a CDS encoding ArsR/SmtB family transcription factor, which translates to MVENVVVIQPGDERAQKIARAMASQTANAVIQTFGDGPLTSSEVARAMGIPITTATYHIENLLDAGLLEVMETRWSEKGREVKVYGLTNQVLIIAPPVSDLGSVLKKYAMLFGIVVLASLGLWGLLPALLPALGGMPPEPKLAGGEEISAFRAPLDSAAGAPPVHDLVMSFFFGACAVLLALLAYEVYYWWRTSPGYRAEKEQEE; encoded by the coding sequence ATGGTTGAGAATGTTGTAGTTATCCAGCCGGGCGATGAGCGGGCACAGAAGATCGCCCGGGCGATGGCGAGCCAGACGGCGAACGCGGTCATCCAGACCTTCGGTGACGGGCCGCTGACGTCGTCGGAGGTTGCCCGGGCGATGGGGATCCCGATCACCACCGCAACCTACCATATCGAGAACCTCCTTGATGCGGGGCTTCTTGAGGTCATGGAGACCCGCTGGAGCGAGAAGGGGCGTGAGGTGAAGGTCTACGGCCTTACGAACCAGGTCCTCATCATCGCGCCGCCGGTGAGCGATCTCGGGTCGGTGCTGAAGAAGTATGCGATGCTCTTTGGCATCGTCGTTCTCGCGAGCCTCGGGCTCTGGGGTCTCCTCCCGGCGCTGCTGCCGGCCCTCGGCGGCATGCCGCCGGAACCGAAGCTTGCCGGGGGAGAGGAGATCTCCGCATTCAGGGCGCCCCTGGATAGTGCCGCGGGTGCGCCGCCGGTCCATGACCTGGTGATGAGTTTCTTCTTCGGAGCCTGCGCGGTGCTGCTCGCGCTGCTGGCCTACGAGGTCTACTACTGGTGGCGGACATCTCCGGGATACCGGGCAGAAAAAGAGCAGGAGGAATAG
- a CDS encoding DUF169 domain-containing protein, with amino-acid sequence MDMALRDAYTRLHERYFPGTELPIAFEVGGETVGAERAPAPRGWRCFVCDLAKVLRGASLAFDEASIGCRGGRFYLGYDAERFPDFRYFLSTGKPGVIEGERYKQTPEIVDELDRGTVRIPTKGKSIVFKRWDRLAAADNPDAVVFFARPEVLSGLFTLANFDQADPNGVISPFGAGCSSIFYYPWLEQQKEDPKAVLGMFDPSARPCVPSDVLTMAFPMKKFERVIGFMEESFLTTGTWEKVMKKIDRSNTLNTP; translated from the coding sequence ATGGACATGGCACTGCGTGACGCCTACACCAGGCTCCATGAGAGGTACTTCCCGGGGACGGAACTCCCGATCGCCTTCGAGGTCGGGGGCGAGACCGTTGGGGCGGAGAGAGCCCCAGCCCCAAGGGGCTGGAGGTGTTTTGTCTGCGACCTTGCGAAGGTGCTAAGAGGGGCGAGCCTCGCCTTCGACGAAGCCTCGATCGGGTGCCGCGGGGGGAGATTCTACCTCGGCTATGATGCCGAACGGTTCCCTGACTTCCGCTACTTCCTCTCCACCGGGAAGCCCGGCGTTATCGAAGGAGAGCGCTACAAACAGACGCCCGAGATCGTGGACGAACTCGACCGCGGGACCGTCCGGATACCCACGAAAGGCAAGAGCATCGTCTTCAAGCGCTGGGACCGTCTCGCGGCCGCAGACAACCCGGACGCCGTGGTCTTCTTCGCACGGCCGGAAGTGCTCTCCGGGCTCTTTACGCTCGCAAACTTCGACCAGGCCGACCCGAACGGGGTCATCTCTCCGTTCGGCGCCGGGTGCAGTTCGATCTTCTACTATCCCTGGCTTGAGCAGCAGAAGGAGGACCCAAAGGCGGTGCTCGGGATGTTCGACCCCTCGGCACGGCCCTGCGTCCCCTCAGACGTCCTGACGATGGCCTTCCCCATGAAGAAGTTTGAGAGGGTTATCGGCTTCATGGAAGAGAGTTTCCTCACGACGGGCACCTGGGAGAAGGTGATGAAGAAGATTGACCGGAGCAACACGCTCAATACCCCGTGA
- a CDS encoding DUF1673 family protein yields MILKVSGAIRRLMGWCPNAAMAGAGRRYAVPDSDIRVKTAAKGGDRQVIAGVLVDYVSPRFVLLALLAIAGFFTLFVTCFLLPSLRPGCYTLVSLSFITYAAIHLYLDRKRAVIERVGDSIIIYRPHFRPLVLEEDSFRSIKVKKTYLPVPRWAFALLTLLMIAAIFFGMVQGGRAVDPDFAFQVLFAVGLVVFLFARFYRAFVSLQYPRYLRIALESGGYLHLYSGDPDSLAVLLGAPR; encoded by the coding sequence ATGATCCTGAAAGTCTCCGGGGCGATACGAAGGCTGATGGGCTGGTGTCCGAACGCGGCAATGGCCGGTGCCGGCCGGCGGTATGCCGTGCCGGATAGTGATATTAGGGTCAAGACCGCGGCGAAGGGCGGCGACCGGCAGGTGATCGCCGGGGTACTTGTGGATTATGTCAGTCCCAGGTTCGTACTGCTGGCACTGCTCGCCATCGCCGGGTTCTTCACACTCTTCGTGACATGCTTCCTGCTACCCTCCTTACGCCCCGGGTGCTATACCCTCGTGAGCCTCTCGTTCATCACGTATGCCGCGATACATCTCTATCTTGATAGGAAACGCGCTGTAATAGAGCGCGTTGGGGATTCCATCATCATCTACAGGCCGCATTTTCGGCCGCTCGTCCTGGAAGAGGATTCGTTCAGGTCGATCAAGGTGAAGAAGACGTATCTTCCCGTGCCCCGCTGGGCGTTCGCGCTGCTTACGCTTCTCATGATTGCGGCGATATTCTTTGGCATGGTGCAGGGCGGCCGCGCCGTCGACCCTGATTTTGCCTTTCAGGTTCTCTTTGCGGTCGGCCTTGTGGTGTTCCTGTTTGCGAGATTCTATCGCGCTTTTGTCAGTCTGCAGTATCCCCGCTACCTCAGGATAGCGCTGGAGTCCGGCGGGTACCTCCACCTCTATTCGGGCGACCCGGACAGTCTTGCCGTGCTGCTCGGGGCTCCACGATGA
- a CDS encoding cupin domain-containing protein: protein MKKGFVANIEKDTVENTDFRRVLYTGKFSQLVLMCLKPGEEIGEEVHDDVDQFFRFEEGEGAVVIDGVKHVVKDGSAVVVPSGANHNVLNTSKTANLKLYTIYSPPEHRDKVVRKTREEAMAQEEHFDGKTTE from the coding sequence ATGAAGAAAGGTTTTGTTGCAAACATCGAGAAGGATACAGTAGAGAACACCGATTTCCGCAGGGTCCTCTATACGGGGAAGTTCAGCCAGCTTGTGCTGATGTGCCTGAAGCCCGGTGAGGAGATCGGCGAGGAAGTTCATGACGACGTCGACCAGTTCTTCCGGTTCGAGGAAGGCGAAGGGGCAGTCGTGATCGACGGCGTGAAGCACGTCGTCAAGGACGGTAGCGCCGTGGTTGTGCCGAGCGGCGCAAATCACAACGTCCTGAATACCTCAAAGACGGCAAACCTCAAACTCTACACGATCTACTCGCCGCCTGAGCACCGGGACAAGGTCGTGCGGAAGACCCGCGAAGAGGCCATGGCCCAGGAAGAGCATTTCGACGGAAAGACGACAGAGTAA